From Flavobacterium alkalisoli, the proteins below share one genomic window:
- the prmC gene encoding peptide chain release factor N(5)-glutamine methyltransferase, whose amino-acid sequence MNIREYRSFFLEKLSAVYDAAEAESLFYICLENLKRWKKIDLAMNSNAELTRIELIKWNEVLTELEEQRPIQYIFENAHFYGLEFFVNESTLIPRPETEELVEWIINENKNKKDIKILDIGTGSGCIAITLAKNLPNAKVFAIDVSKDALATAKRNAIRNTADVTFIEKDILTTESLPESFDVIVSNPPYVRNLEKHEIKKNVLAFEPHLALFVDDNDPLLFYRKIAQLAKASLPKEGKLYFEINQYLGPETVTMLEENFYDDVVLKKDIYDNDRMVAATIK is encoded by the coding sequence ATGAACATTAGAGAGTACCGTAGTTTTTTTCTGGAGAAGCTAAGTGCTGTTTATGATGCAGCAGAAGCTGAAAGCCTTTTTTATATATGTCTTGAAAACCTGAAAAGGTGGAAAAAGATAGATCTTGCCATGAATAGTAATGCCGAGCTGACAAGAATAGAGCTTATAAAGTGGAATGAGGTTCTTACCGAACTGGAAGAACAACGCCCCATACAATATATCTTTGAGAATGCCCATTTTTATGGACTTGAATTCTTTGTGAATGAGAGCACGCTTATTCCGCGTCCCGAAACGGAAGAACTGGTAGAGTGGATTATTAATGAAAATAAAAACAAAAAAGATATAAAGATTCTGGACATAGGTACCGGTAGTGGCTGTATAGCTATTACACTGGCCAAAAACCTGCCTAATGCAAAAGTTTTTGCTATAGATGTGTCTAAGGATGCCTTAGCGACGGCAAAAAGAAATGCTATTCGAAATACAGCTGACGTTACTTTTATAGAAAAGGATATACTGACAACAGAATCACTTCCCGAAAGTTTTGATGTAATTGTGTCTAACCCTCCTTATGTACGTAATCTGGAAAAGCATGAGATTAAGAAAAACGTACTGGCATTTGAACCTCACCTGGCACTTTTTGTAGATGATAACGACCCTTTGCTTTTTTACAGGAAAATAGCACAGCTTGCTAAAGCCAGTTTGCCTAAAGAGGGGAAGCTTTATTTTGAGATAAATCAATACTTAGGGCCTGAAACAGTAACTATGCTTGAGGAAAATTTTTATGATGATGTAGTGCTTAAAAAAGATATTTATGACAATGACCGTATGGTTGCAGCCACTATTAAATAA
- a CDS encoding ABC transporter permease produces the protein MFSLFRENTKIAFSSIKTQLLRTILTVLIIGVGIWGLVGILAAVTVLENTITGNFSSMGTNTFSISRYDFSEQIRQNSNEVKVNPTITYPQAKAFQEKYNFPLSTVSLSFTAASGIEVKYGAEKTDPEINILGVDHYFMPNSGLETTKGRNFTSFDIENNNYVCIVGSDFEKGLLKDVNPIGRTLSIRGAKFKVIGVLKEQGSTFGNRQDLRVLLPIQVARSLFTAPNINYDIKVKTENQDMIDGAVDEAIITMRRVRKLNPVEGDNFGVERSDELLQRLITQIGILGTAAWLIGIITVFGSSIALMNIMLVSVTERTREIGVRKSLGATKNTIAMQFFTETLIISFFGGVLGLLLGLLTGFGVSLLINGSFPMPWTATMAAFGTVFVVTIVSGAYPAIKAAALDPVESLRYE, from the coding sequence ATGTTTAGCCTGTTTAGGGAAAATACAAAAATAGCCTTCAGTTCCATAAAAACACAATTGCTTCGCACCATACTTACAGTACTTATTATTGGAGTTGGTATATGGGGACTGGTAGGTATTCTTGCAGCAGTAACCGTATTAGAAAATACTATTACAGGCAATTTTTCAAGCATGGGGACTAATACCTTTTCCATCAGCCGTTATGATTTTTCCGAGCAGATAAGACAAAACTCCAATGAAGTAAAGGTTAACCCAACCATTACATACCCTCAGGCCAAAGCTTTTCAGGAAAAATATAACTTCCCGCTTTCTACTGTTTCACTTTCCTTTACAGCTGCCAGCGGTATTGAAGTAAAATATGGTGCCGAAAAGACCGATCCTGAAATTAATATACTGGGGGTAGACCATTATTTCATGCCTAATTCCGGACTTGAAACCACAAAAGGCCGAAACTTTACCTCGTTTGATATTGAAAACAACAACTATGTATGTATTGTTGGCTCTGACTTTGAGAAAGGGCTTTTAAAAGATGTAAACCCAATAGGCAGAACCCTATCTATAAGAGGCGCAAAGTTTAAGGTTATAGGTGTTTTAAAAGAACAGGGATCTACTTTTGGCAACAGACAGGATTTAAGGGTGCTGTTACCTATTCAGGTAGCGAGGTCATTATTTACCGCACCTAATATAAACTACGATATAAAGGTAAAAACCGAAAATCAGGATATGATAGACGGTGCTGTAGACGAAGCTATAATTACCATGCGAAGGGTAAGAAAACTAAACCCTGTAGAAGGCGACAATTTTGGCGTAGAACGTAGCGATGAATTATTACAAAGACTTATTACTCAAATAGGAATTTTAGGAACAGCCGCCTGGCTAATAGGTATCATTACCGTTTTTGGTTCTTCCATAGCCCTTATGAATATCATGCTGGTATCGGTAACCGAGCGTACACGGGAAATCGGGGTCCGCAAATCATTAGGAGCTACCAAGAATACCATTGCCATGCAATTTTTTACAGAAACACTGATAATAAGCTTTTTTGGTGGCGTATTAGGACTATTATTGGGTCTACTTACCGGTTTTGGGGTCTCACTTCTTATAAATGGTTCTTTCCCTATGCCATGGACAGCCACAATGGCTGCCTTCGGTACGGTATTTGTCGTAACTATAGTTTCTGGGGCTTACCCTGCAATTAAGGCTGCAGCTTTAGACCCTGTAGAGTCTTTGCGTTATGAGTAA